One part of the Glycine soja cultivar W05 chromosome 11, ASM419377v2, whole genome shotgun sequence genome encodes these proteins:
- the LOC114374402 gene encoding uncharacterized protein LOC114374402, which translates to MTGVSLGVRTGSYGTLLQQQNGTVSLKPLLVRRPSKTLLYNPREKERGFFFVCRLLGRGKVAMLLMLALGLCVFVFGCFTVYRGGNITSEIEDTRSYAITRYEFLKPRGVIEDKPQDSNSSRVFSLTSRHRSTARPPPAPNSLSLSKSKRKMGYFPTWRHRCDHFAFPPPPPADRRRPGPRPCPVCYIPVKQAIASMPGSPSESPILRTLTYVHDENSIEGEPHGGSDFGGYPSLEERDAAFDIKETMKVHCGFVKGSRPGRQTGFDFDEADLLELDQYHDVIVASAIFGNYDVIQQPRNISLEAKKNIPFYMFIDEETEMYMKNASILSSSRRVGLWRIIIVRNIPYADSRRNGKVPKLLLHRIFPNVRYSIWIDGKLELVVDPYQVLERFLWRQNATFAISRHYRRFDVFVEAEANKAAGKYENASIDHQIQFYKYHDGLTHYSRTKLPITSDVPEGCVIIREHIPITNLFTCLWFNEVDRFTSRDQLSFSTVRDKIMAKTDWSISMFLDCERRNFVIQAYHRDILEQMPPPAAVTWRPGPPTYTNRPQMRNHPRRGRGDRRSGSKHHHRVVGTVHMNHILI; encoded by the exons ATGACTGGAGTGTCATTGGGTGTGCGCACAGGGAGCTATGGGACGCTGCTGCAGCAGCAAAACGGCACCGTTTCGCTGAAGCCGTTGCTTGTGCGTAGACCTTCAAAGACGCTCCTCTACAACcccagagagaaagagaggggtTTCTTTTTCGTTTGCCGGCTACTCGGAAGAGGGAAGGTCGCAATGCTCCTCATGCTCGCCCTTGGCCTCTGTGTTTTCGTTTTTGGTTGCTTTACTGTTTACAGAG GTGGAAACATCACTAGTGAAATTGAAGATACGCGATCTTATGCCATTACTAGgtatgaatttttaaaacctcGTGGAGTAATAGAAGATAAGCCACAGGATAGTAATTCTTCTAGGGTGTTCTCATTGACGAGTAGACATAGAAGTACAGCTAGGCCTCCTCCTGCTCCTAATTCACTGTCCTTGTCCAAGTCTAAAAGAAAAATGGGATATTTTCCTACTTGGAGACATCGTTGTGACCATTTTGCAtttcctcctcctccaccagcTGATAGAAGACGACCTGGACCACGCC CATGCCCTGTGTGTTATATTCCAGTGAAGCAAGCTATAGCTAGTATGCCAGGTTCCCCATCAGAATCTCCTATACTTCGCACTTTGACATATGTGCATGATGAAAATTCAATTGAAGGTGAACCACATGGTGGCTCTGATTTTGGTGGATACCCTTCTCTGGAAGAAAGGGATGCTGCTTTTGATATAAAAGAGACCATGAAAGTGCACTGTGG ATTTGTCAAAGGAAGCAGACCTGGTCGCCAGACaggatttgattttgatgagGCGGATCTCTTAGAGTTGGATCAGTACCATGATGTCATTGTTGCATCTGCCATATTTG GAAACTATGATGTGATACAGCAGCCCAGGAACATCAGTTTAGAAGCAAAGAAAAACATTCCTTTCTATATGTTTATTGATGAAGAAACAGAAATGTATATGAAGAATGCCAGTATTTTGAGTAGCAGCAGGAGAGTTGGATTATGGAGAATCATCATTGTCCGTAATATTCCTTATGCTGATTCTCGGCGTAACGGAAAG GTTCCAAAGCTTCTTTTACACAGGATCTTCCCCAATGTCCGCTATTCAATATGGATTGATGGGAAGCTTGAGCTTGTTGTGGACCCATATCAAGTTCTTGAAAG GTTCTTGTGGCGCCAAAATGCTACTTTTGCAATTTCAAGACACTATAGACGCTTTGATGTATTTGTTGAGGCCGAGGCTAATAAAGCTGCAGGGAAATATGAAAATGCTTCCATTGATCaccaaattcaattttataaataccaCGACGGTTTAACTCATTATTCCAGGACTAAGCTTCCTATAACTAGTG ATGTTCCTGAAGGTTGTGTTATCATAAGAGAACACATTCCAATTACAAATCTCTTTACTTGCTTATGGTTCAATGAAGTTGATCGCTTCACTTCCAGGGATCAGTTAAGCTTTTCCACAGTAAGAGACAAAATAATGGCAAAAACTGATTGGAGTATTAGCATGTTTTTGGATTGTGAAAGACGTAACTTTGTGATACAG GCTTACCATAGAGACATATTGGAGCAAATGCCTCCTCCAGCTGCTGTAACCTGGCGTCCTGGTCCACCCACTTATACTAATCGGCCTCAGATGAGGAATCATCCTAGGCGTGGGAGAGGAGACAGGAGATCAGGTTCAAAGCATCATCATAGAGTTGTAGGCACTGTTCATATGAACCACATTTTGATTTAG